The Carnobacterium sp. 17-4 genome has a window encoding:
- a CDS encoding response regulator transcription factor has translation MNILMIEDNQSVCEMMEMFFMKEEWKATFVQDGKEGLDAFLNDSENWDLITLDLNLPSMDGMQICREIRKVSKTIPIIMLTAKDSESDQVIGLEIGADDYVTKPFSPLTLIARIKALYRRVDLIHDEAGKVDEKAYEVETKYLKMDKRTREAILYDKSIDSLTPKEFELLYTLAKSPKQVFSREQLLTIVWDYEYFGDERTVDAHIKKLRQKIDKTGPQVIQTVWGIGYKYDDSGVSS, from the coding sequence ATGAATATATTAATGATTGAAGACAATCAATCCGTATGCGAAATGATGGAAATGTTTTTCATGAAAGAAGAATGGAAGGCAACTTTTGTCCAAGACGGTAAAGAAGGATTAGATGCTTTTCTAAATGATTCCGAAAATTGGGATTTAATTACTTTAGATTTAAATTTACCAAGTATGGACGGTATGCAAATTTGTCGTGAGATACGCAAAGTTTCAAAAACAATACCAATTATTATGTTAACAGCTAAAGATTCTGAAAGCGATCAAGTCATTGGACTAGAAATTGGTGCGGATGATTATGTTACAAAACCATTTAGTCCGTTAACTTTAATTGCTCGTATAAAAGCTTTATATCGTCGAGTAGATTTGATTCATGATGAGGCCGGTAAAGTAGATGAGAAAGCATATGAAGTGGAAACGAAGTACCTTAAAATGGATAAGAGAACGCGTGAAGCCATTTTGTATGATAAATCCATCGACAGTTTGACGCCAAAAGAATTTGAGTTGCTTTATACACTAGCTAAAAGTCCTAAGCAAGTTTTTTCTAGAGAGCAACTCCTAACGATTGTTTGGGATTATGAGTACTTTGGAGATGAGCGAACAGTGGATGCTCACATCAAAAAATTACGCCAAAAAATTGATAAAACGGGCCCACAAGTGATTCAAACTGTTTGGGGAATAGGGTATAAATATGATGATTCTGGAGTCTCCTCATGA
- the ybaK gene encoding Cys-tRNA(Pro) deacylase, protein MKKNKVQKTNAIRLLESKGIAYQVYEFAWSEDHLGADAVFEQLNVAKERIYKTLVIVGDKTGVIVACIPGTSELDLKALAKVSGNKKVELLPLTDLEKTTGYVRGGCSPIGMKKEFPTFISIQAKMMEQIIVSAGKRGMQIEVDPIDLQKLIKAEFASIQAD, encoded by the coding sequence ATGAAAAAAAATAAAGTGCAAAAAACTAATGCTATTCGACTATTGGAAAGCAAAGGCATTGCTTATCAAGTATATGAGTTTGCTTGGAGCGAGGATCATTTAGGGGCAGACGCGGTTTTTGAGCAGTTAAATGTAGCAAAAGAACGTATTTATAAAACCTTAGTTATCGTAGGTGACAAAACAGGTGTGATCGTTGCTTGTATACCGGGTACTAGTGAACTTGATTTGAAAGCACTAGCTAAAGTTAGTGGAAACAAAAAAGTAGAATTACTCCCTTTAACGGATCTAGAAAAAACAACAGGTTATGTTCGTGGAGGCTGTTCACCTATTGGAATGAAAAAAGAGTTTCCAACCTTTATCTCTATCCAAGCTAAAATGATGGAACAAATCATTGTTTCAGCAGGGAAAAGGGGCATGCAGATTGAAGTGGATCCCATTGATCTACAAAAATTGATAAAAGCTGAATTTGCATCTATTCAAGCGGATTAA
- a CDS encoding class I SAM-dependent rRNA methyltransferase: MEKYKLKRRATQMVRDGYPVILKEDFVKEPIESEGTIVELLDDNKKFVARAYLAKQNKGDGWILTMNENEKIDQTFFERLFNQALAERTNLKLNEQTNAYRFFNGEGDGLGGLTIDVYADYYVFSWYSAGIYKHQQTILKAFLAVVSDIKGVYEKIRYQTKTKPETNHIYGEEAPEPLLIKENGITFATYLNDGLMTGIFLDQRDVRRSILEHYSMDKTVLNTFSYTGAFSVAAAMGGASHTTSVDLANRSLEKTKEQFEVNGLDPELQTIRVMDVFDYFRYAIRKQLKFDTVVVDPPSFARSKKRTFSVSKDYTALLEDIIDITNEDGVIIASTNAANVSTEKFEQFIETAFDHKGISYEILEKHTLPEDFKSNPHYPQSDYLKVYIIQKGY, encoded by the coding sequence GTGGAAAAATACAAATTAAAAAGACGAGCAACTCAAATGGTTAGAGATGGTTACCCTGTAATATTGAAAGAAGATTTTGTGAAAGAGCCGATTGAATCTGAAGGAACGATAGTCGAATTACTCGACGACAACAAAAAATTTGTTGCACGAGCATACCTTGCTAAACAAAATAAAGGAGACGGCTGGATCTTAACCATGAATGAAAATGAAAAAATCGATCAAACTTTTTTTGAACGATTATTCAATCAAGCATTGGCTGAACGTACGAATCTTAAATTAAACGAGCAAACGAATGCTTACCGATTCTTCAATGGAGAAGGCGATGGACTTGGTGGATTGACGATTGATGTCTACGCTGATTATTATGTATTTTCATGGTACAGTGCAGGAATCTACAAGCATCAACAAACGATTTTAAAAGCGTTTCTTGCAGTGGTTTCAGATATCAAAGGGGTATACGAAAAAATAAGATACCAAACTAAAACGAAGCCTGAAACGAATCACATTTATGGTGAAGAAGCACCGGAGCCGTTATTGATCAAAGAAAATGGCATAACTTTTGCTACTTATTTAAATGATGGATTAATGACTGGAATTTTCTTAGACCAACGTGATGTTCGTCGTAGCATTCTTGAACATTACTCTATGGATAAAACTGTCTTAAACACCTTCAGCTACACAGGAGCTTTCTCTGTTGCTGCAGCAATGGGAGGCGCCAGTCATACAACAAGTGTGGATTTAGCTAATCGTAGCCTAGAAAAGACAAAAGAACAATTTGAAGTAAATGGATTAGACCCTGAACTTCAAACGATACGAGTAATGGATGTGTTCGATTACTTTAGATACGCTATTCGTAAACAATTAAAATTTGATACGGTGGTTGTTGATCCGCCAAGCTTTGCACGCTCGAAAAAAAGAACATTTAGTGTTTCTAAAGACTACACTGCATTATTGGAAGATATTATTGACATTACGAATGAAGATGGCGTGATTATTGCTTCTACAAATGCAGCAAATGTATCAACGGAAAAATTTGAGCAGTTTATTGAAACAGCATTTGATCATAAAGGGATATCATATGAAATTTTAGAAAAACATACCTTACCTGAAGATTTCAAAAGCAATCCTCATTACCCACAAAGTGATTATTTGAAAGTTTATATAATACAAAAGGGATATTAA
- the murA gene encoding UDP-N-acetylglucosamine 1-carboxyvinyltransferase yields the protein MEKIVVRGGKHLAGTVKVEGAKNAVLPILAASILASKGQSKLTNVPILSDVFTINEVLSHLNLTVDFNETEKEITLDATKELHYEAPFEYVSKMRASIVVMGPLLARLGHAKVALPGGCAIGTRPIDLHLKGFEAMGAEVHIENGYIEAFADQLKGAHIYLDFPSVGATQNIMMAATLAKGTTTIENVAREPEIVDLANFLNRMGAKVVGAGTESIRIEGVTELTGTEHSIIPDRIEAGTFMIAAAVTKGNIFIEDAVAEHNKPLISKLKEMGVQFKDEDNGLRVIGPDKLKATDVKTMPHPGFPTDMQAQMTIAQVFAEGTSTMKETVFENRYMHMEELRRMNAEFKIEGQTLVIYGPSELQGAEVAATDLRAAAALIIAGLVSKGYTRVTHLEYLDRGYYEFHKKLQGLGADVERIEESVEIAMEETELERLFS from the coding sequence ATGGAAAAAATTGTCGTTCGTGGTGGAAAACACCTAGCTGGTACAGTGAAAGTAGAAGGGGCAAAAAATGCCGTATTACCTATTTTAGCTGCTAGCATTTTAGCAAGTAAGGGACAAAGTAAATTAACGAATGTTCCCATATTATCTGACGTATTCACTATTAATGAAGTTTTAAGCCACTTGAATTTAACTGTTGATTTTAACGAAACTGAAAAAGAAATTACTTTAGACGCTACAAAGGAATTACATTATGAGGCTCCTTTTGAATATGTAAGTAAAATGCGTGCATCAATCGTCGTAATGGGACCTCTCTTAGCTCGATTAGGACACGCAAAAGTTGCTCTTCCTGGAGGATGTGCAATAGGAACACGTCCGATAGATTTGCATTTAAAAGGATTTGAAGCGATGGGTGCGGAAGTACATATCGAAAATGGATATATCGAAGCATTCGCCGATCAATTAAAAGGAGCTCACATCTACTTAGATTTTCCAAGTGTAGGAGCTACACAAAATATTATGATGGCTGCCACACTAGCTAAAGGAACAACTACCATTGAAAACGTTGCGCGCGAGCCAGAAATTGTTGACTTAGCAAACTTCTTAAATCGTATGGGTGCTAAAGTTGTTGGTGCTGGTACAGAGAGTATCCGTATTGAAGGTGTAACAGAGTTAACTGGTACGGAGCATAGTATTATTCCAGATCGTATTGAAGCTGGTACATTTATGATTGCAGCTGCTGTTACGAAAGGAAACATTTTTATTGAAGATGCTGTTGCAGAACACAACAAACCATTGATTTCTAAGTTAAAAGAAATGGGTGTTCAATTTAAAGACGAAGATAACGGATTACGTGTTATCGGACCTGATAAATTAAAAGCAACCGATGTAAAAACAATGCCGCATCCTGGTTTCCCAACAGATATGCAAGCACAAATGACAATTGCGCAAGTGTTTGCTGAAGGTACAAGTACAATGAAAGAAACTGTATTTGAAAACCGTTATATGCATATGGAAGAATTGCGTCGTATGAATGCTGAATTTAAAATTGAAGGTCAAACGTTAGTTATCTACGGACCATCTGAGTTGCAAGGAGCTGAAGTAGCAGCGACGGATCTTAGAGCAGCCGCTGCTTTGATTATCGCTGGCTTGGTTTCGAAAGGTTATACAAGAGTAACACATTTAGAATACCTAGATCGCGGTTATTATGAATTCCATAAAAAATTACAAGGCTTAGGTGCAGATGTAGAACGCATTGAAGAGTCTGTAGAAATCGCTATGGAAGAAACTGAACTTGAGCGATTATTCTCGTAA
- a CDS encoding single-stranded DNA-binding protein gives MNQIGLVGRLVREVELKEVGEDKVVTNNTLAVARRGKKENSPPTDFIPIVAWGQVAKLIHLYCEKGHIVGLTGRIQSRSYVNKEEETIFAVEMVVEEVHFLQNKKIETAIK, from the coding sequence ATGAATCAAATTGGATTAGTTGGACGTTTAGTAAGAGAGGTAGAACTTAAAGAAGTTGGTGAAGACAAAGTTGTTACTAATAACACCTTAGCAGTAGCAAGAAGAGGGAAGAAAGAAAATAGTCCACCAACTGACTTTATTCCTATTGTTGCATGGGGACAAGTAGCGAAACTTATCCATCTTTATTGTGAAAAAGGTCATATCGTAGGTCTTACTGGGAGAATTCAATCAAGGTCCTACGTCAATAAAGAAGAAGAAACTATTTTCGCCGTTGAGATGGTAGTAGAGGAAGTACATTTTTTACAAAACAAAAAAATAGAAACAGCCATAAAGTAA
- a CDS encoding DUF1146 family protein: MNFLGVQALITIVSHLFFVLLTFWALKGIRIEKLIKKNNIGQARVLYLFVSITIGYTVSTFFIEFLLTSQNLIFLFY, encoded by the coding sequence ATGAACTTTCTAGGTGTGCAAGCTCTTATTACTATCGTATCTCATTTGTTTTTTGTGTTACTGACTTTTTGGGCATTAAAAGGAATACGGATAGAAAAATTGATCAAAAAAAATAATATTGGTCAAGCTCGTGTGCTCTACTTGTTTGTGTCTATAACTATAGGATATACAGTAAGTACGTTCTTTATTGAATTCTTGCTAACATCACAAAATTTGATTTTTTTATTTTATTAA
- a CDS encoding sensor histidine kinase: MTIVLIILGFSFLQFARNTAYQNTETQLFGYAEALIDEDLQMDKLENGQVILKNQDVSIFVFDSTDSMIYPSTTEKYVSGISDQDLKKLKNGEPISLTQRNTDFFGNQINTAIVYQPFFTQSTGEFYGFIAVSAPISTIEANLKDIRNNLFSAFIFSIVGATIASYLFAKFQVKRINRIRSATHKVSKGDFNVHLENKEMDEFDDLAADFNSMVDSLKSSQEEIERQEKRRRQFMADAAHEMRTPLTTINGLLEGLEHDMIPENQKQRSIQLMQNETRRLIRLVTENLDYEKIRSNQITLQKQTFDAYEALEMIVEQLKGKASDSGDELVLDCPTELEIYADYDRFSQIIVNIIQNAIQFTTNGKISIIGYYGENESIIKIKDSGIGMTAEEVKNIWERYYKADISRKNTKYGESGLGLAIVQQLVNLHGASVEVESLQGEGTTFTLSFPFDLNEIV; this comes from the coding sequence GTGACGATCGTCTTAATCATTTTAGGATTTTCTTTTTTACAATTTGCACGAAATACGGCCTATCAGAATACTGAAACGCAGTTGTTTGGGTACGCCGAAGCTTTAATTGATGAAGATCTACAGATGGATAAACTAGAAAATGGACAAGTTATTTTAAAAAATCAAGATGTATCAATTTTTGTATTTGATAGTACGGATAGTATGATTTATCCTAGTACAACTGAAAAGTACGTTAGTGGTATTTCAGATCAAGATCTTAAAAAGTTGAAAAATGGCGAGCCAATTTCATTAACTCAAAGAAATACAGATTTTTTTGGCAATCAGATTAATACGGCTATCGTTTATCAACCTTTTTTCACTCAAAGCACGGGCGAATTCTATGGATTTATAGCTGTTAGTGCTCCAATCAGTACAATAGAAGCAAATTTAAAGGATATCCGAAATAATTTATTTAGTGCATTTATTTTCTCGATTGTGGGTGCAACAATAGCCAGTTATCTTTTTGCTAAGTTTCAGGTGAAACGGATCAATCGCATTAGAAGTGCGACTCATAAAGTATCAAAAGGAGATTTCAATGTTCATCTAGAAAACAAAGAAATGGATGAATTTGATGATTTGGCAGCTGATTTTAATAGTATGGTTGACTCTTTAAAAAGTTCTCAAGAAGAAATTGAACGTCAAGAGAAACGACGCAGACAATTTATGGCGGATGCTGCACATGAAATGCGTACGCCGTTAACCACGATTAATGGGCTGTTAGAAGGTCTAGAGCATGATATGATTCCTGAAAACCAAAAACAGAGAAGTATCCAATTGATGCAAAATGAAACACGTCGTCTAATACGCTTGGTAACTGAGAATTTAGATTATGAAAAAATTCGATCTAACCAAATTACTTTGCAAAAACAAACTTTTGACGCATATGAAGCATTAGAAATGATTGTTGAACAGTTGAAAGGAAAAGCAAGTGATTCTGGAGATGAACTGGTATTAGACTGCCCAACAGAATTAGAGATATATGCTGATTACGATCGATTCTCTCAAATTATTGTAAATATTATCCAAAATGCTATTCAATTTACAACTAATGGAAAAATTAGCATTATAGGCTATTATGGTGAGAATGAAAGTATCATAAAAATTAAAGATTCTGGTATTGGAATGACCGCTGAAGAAGTTAAAAATATATGGGAACGTTACTATAAAGCAGACATTTCAAGAAAAAATACTAAATACGGAGAGTCTGGGTTAGGTCTGGCAATCGTTCAGCAATTGGTGAATCTACATGGTGCAAGTGTTGAAGTAGAGAGTTTACAAGGCGAAGGAACAACCTTTACCTTATCCTTTCCATTTGATCTAAATGAAATAGTTTAA
- a CDS encoding DNA-directed RNA polymerase subunit beta, which translates to MTKEKIGLQIAAFILKIVLVIVLIALAFIIGAMIGYGVVGDGNPFAIFEKETWVHIFSYFTKPTIVN; encoded by the coding sequence ATGACTAAGGAAAAAATAGGACTTCAAATCGCCGCATTTATTCTAAAAATAGTACTTGTAATCGTTTTGATTGCTCTCGCTTTTATTATTGGAGCGATGATCGGTTATGGTGTAGTAGGCGATGGAAATCCATTTGCTATTTTTGAAAAGGAAACCTGGGTGCACATTTTTAGTTACTTTACAAAGCCTACAATAGTCAACTAG
- the mreB gene encoding rod shape-determining protein MreB — protein MARDIGIDLGTANVLIHVKGKGIVLNEPSVVAIDTTTKRVLAVGEEAYLMVGRTPGNIRAIRPLQGGVIADFDITEAMLTHFINKLNVKGFLSKPNILICCPTNITTIEQKAIIEAAEKSGGKNVYLEEEPKVAAIGAGMDIFQPSGNMVIDIGGGTSDIAVLSMGGIVTSRSLKVAGDQLDNEITQFVKKTHKLLIGERTAETIKKEIGTVFPGKRDDSMEVRGRDMITGLPRTITITSDEVQKATAESMMMIVQQAKDVLEQTPPELSADIIDRGIILTGGGALLDGIDQLFSEQLRVPVFAAELPLDSVALGTGILLENMTKKRRKF, from the coding sequence ATGGCGAGAGATATAGGAATAGATTTAGGTACTGCCAATGTATTGATTCATGTAAAAGGAAAAGGCATTGTTTTAAATGAGCCTTCAGTCGTTGCAATTGATACTACAACAAAACGTGTTTTAGCAGTTGGAGAAGAAGCGTACTTAATGGTTGGACGTACACCGGGTAACATTCGTGCTATTCGTCCATTACAAGGAGGAGTCATTGCTGATTTTGACATAACAGAAGCAATGTTAACTCACTTTATTAATAAATTAAATGTTAAGGGCTTTTTATCAAAACCAAATATTTTGATTTGCTGCCCAACAAATATAACAACAATTGAACAAAAAGCCATTATTGAAGCAGCTGAGAAAAGCGGCGGAAAAAATGTTTATCTTGAAGAAGAACCTAAAGTAGCAGCTATTGGAGCAGGTATGGATATTTTCCAACCAAGTGGAAATATGGTTATTGATATCGGTGGCGGAACAAGTGATATTGCTGTTCTTTCAATGGGTGGAATTGTAACTAGTCGCTCATTAAAAGTTGCTGGAGACCAATTGGATAATGAAATTACACAGTTTGTTAAGAAAACTCACAAGTTATTGATTGGTGAACGTACAGCTGAAACAATCAAAAAAGAGATTGGAACAGTTTTCCCCGGTAAACGTGATGACTCAATGGAAGTTAGAGGTCGTGATATGATTACTGGTTTACCTAGAACAATCACGATTACTTCAGATGAAGTTCAAAAAGCTACAGCTGAATCAATGATGATGATCGTTCAACAAGCTAAAGATGTATTAGAACAAACTCCTCCTGAATTGTCTGCGGACATTATTGATCGCGGCATAATTTTAACTGGTGGTGGCGCATTATTAGATGGTATTGATCAACTATTCTCTGAACAATTAAGAGTACCTGTATTTGCTGCTGAACTACCGCTTGACTCTGTTGCATTAGGAACAGGAATTTTATTAGAAAATATGACCAAAAAAAGACGAAAATTTTAA
- a CDS encoding VanZ family protein — MVFLQPLFDWIESRFGESINHFPLVELIFHSIDQAFVYFIFWLIGRGVFLAVKKKKKQSIKWRREVVLNVFIFYILLLIHLTVFREGNSIMNVSIVMRPLSDINWIPFVETAKLTQGISLFDYYYNLYGNILWFVPMGFGAAYLMKRKYTFLRSLGIGITVSFLIETMQFLFFTGVSDIDDLIFNTIGTMIGIVLFEISQWLYKKWQNKKTT, encoded by the coding sequence ATGGTATTTTTGCAACCCCTCTTTGATTGGATTGAATCGAGGTTTGGCGAATCAATCAATCACTTTCCATTAGTAGAATTAATTTTTCACAGCATTGACCAAGCCTTCGTTTATTTTATTTTTTGGCTTATCGGACGTGGAGTCTTTCTAGCTGTCAAAAAAAAGAAAAAACAGTCAATAAAATGGCGCAGAGAAGTTGTTTTAAATGTATTTATTTTTTATATCCTTCTTTTGATTCATTTAACGGTCTTTCGCGAAGGGAATTCAATTATGAATGTGTCCATTGTTATGCGTCCCTTAAGCGATATAAATTGGATACCGTTTGTAGAAACAGCAAAATTAACTCAAGGAATATCTTTGTTTGATTACTACTATAATTTATATGGAAATATTCTTTGGTTTGTTCCAATGGGTTTTGGCGCAGCTTATTTAATGAAAAGAAAGTATACTTTTTTACGTTCATTAGGTATTGGGATAACTGTCTCATTTTTAATTGAAACGATGCAATTTCTTTTCTTTACAGGTGTGTCCGATATTGATGATTTAATTTTTAATACTATTGGAACAATGATTGGAATTGTACTGTTTGAAATAAGTCAATGGCTGTATAAAAAATGGCAAAATAAGAAAACCACTTGA
- a CDS encoding 3D domain-containing protein: MKKIVLSIIALFTLALGTTGITTVLAAQNEKSENTSDETEIKQSEKLGIQNGLDDLIDKREDSKAIVQTLATNSSVEEPLLEPVSTEDELGKTGDEKKNPVDYTVESGDTLVNIATAFEVDVSELIKWNEQVTSDSPLQIDEVIKIETKLTTEAIKPEKLTWETETSKGSLPESNSKDTSIEETSAVSSDASTKKMTVVATAYSRNQPSLTNITASGIDLSQNPQVIAVDPTVIPLGTKVYVEGYGEAIAGDTGSAIIGNRVDLHMDSIDKSFQWGIQEVELTILN, from the coding sequence ATGAAAAAAATAGTTTTATCCATCATTGCCTTATTTACGTTGGCATTAGGAACAACTGGAATCACAACTGTTTTAGCTGCTCAGAATGAGAAAAGCGAAAACACATCAGATGAAACAGAAATCAAACAATCAGAAAAATTAGGAATACAAAATGGTTTAGATGATTTAATAGATAAAAGAGAAGATAGTAAAGCGATTGTCCAAACATTAGCTACTAATTCATCTGTTGAAGAGCCACTATTAGAACCGGTTAGTACCGAAGATGAACTCGGTAAAACTGGGGATGAAAAGAAAAATCCCGTTGACTATACAGTAGAATCTGGAGATACTTTAGTAAATATTGCAACTGCTTTTGAAGTTGACGTAAGTGAATTGATAAAATGGAATGAACAAGTAACAAGCGATTCACCATTACAGATTGACGAAGTTATTAAAATTGAAACAAAATTAACTACTGAAGCGATCAAACCTGAAAAGCTTACTTGGGAAACTGAAACAAGCAAAGGGTCTCTCCCAGAATCAAACTCAAAGGATACATCTATAGAAGAAACAAGTGCTGTTTCTTCTGATGCTTCAACGAAAAAGATGACGGTAGTTGCTACTGCTTATAGTCGAAATCAGCCTTCTCTAACGAATATCACTGCTTCAGGAATAGACTTAAGTCAAAACCCTCAAGTTATTGCGGTAGATCCTACTGTAATTCCATTAGGAACTAAAGTTTATGTAGAAGGATATGGAGAAGCCATCGCTGGTGATACAGGAAGTGCGATTATTGGAAATCGAGTAGACTTGCATATGGACAGCATAGATAAGTCGTTCCAATGGGGGATTCAAGAAGTTGAATTAACCATCTTAAATTAA
- a CDS encoding LTA synthase family protein — MNNIKKLLQTRLGFFSLAVIVFWIKTYIGYQAEFSLGVEGVMQQFILLINPVATTIILFSIALYFKSSKKAYIALITVYTLMTILFFANILYYREFSDFLSVSTILGAGNVAGGLGASTFALLHATDLLYLIDIFILIALLATKKVTMDKRPFKKRYAFAATIVGFTLFAGNLALAESDRPQLLARTFDRNYIVKYLGINFFTAYDGYQTAQANQVKANADESDIEGVLSYVDDHFAGANAEMFGIAEDRNVIYLHLESFQQFLIDYKLETEQGEALEVTPFINSIYHNEDTQSFSNFFHQVGQGKTADSEMLLENSLFGLSQGGAFTQVGGSNTFQSASQILASEKNYTSAMFHGNVGSFWNRDNTYKSMGVDYFFDDESYTFTEENTLEYGMKDKIFFKESVQYLEQLPQPFYSKFITVSNHFPYPLDEANVDFPAATTGDDTIDNYFVTAHYLDQAIEEFFTYLKESGLYDNSIIVLYGDHYGISNSRNETLAPLLGKDPETWSSYDNTMMQRVPYMVHIPGTGNGKIHEEFGGQIDSLPTLLHLLGIDTKDNILLGTDLFSENHDETVAFRNGNFVTPKYTVDGSNIYDTETGELIVEPSEEVLAEVEQLRIDVNTQLSLSDSILTSDLLRFYTPEGFITTNPADYDYRNQLGRMKALNESLETEDTSMYSQNGNQSTVDLYKTNAPELLVDPELADETQPAETEAPDVKDAE, encoded by the coding sequence GTGAACAACATAAAAAAACTACTACAAACGAGGCTGGGATTTTTTTCTTTGGCGGTTATCGTTTTTTGGATTAAAACGTATATAGGGTATCAAGCAGAATTCTCTCTCGGTGTAGAAGGAGTTATGCAACAATTTATTTTATTGATTAACCCAGTTGCGACAACGATTATTTTATTTTCAATTGCTCTTTACTTTAAGAGCTCAAAAAAAGCCTATATCGCTTTAATAACGGTCTACACATTAATGACCATTTTATTTTTTGCGAATATTCTCTATTATAGAGAGTTCTCAGATTTCCTATCGGTCAGTACCATCTTGGGCGCCGGAAATGTTGCTGGAGGATTAGGAGCAAGTACTTTTGCTTTACTGCATGCAACTGATTTACTTTATCTGATTGACATCTTTATCTTGATTGCTTTATTAGCTACTAAGAAAGTAACAATGGATAAACGCCCATTCAAAAAACGCTATGCATTTGCAGCTACGATTGTTGGGTTTACCTTATTCGCTGGTAACTTGGCTTTAGCTGAAAGTGACCGCCCTCAATTATTGGCTCGTACATTTGACCGTAATTATATTGTTAAATATCTTGGTATTAATTTCTTTACAGCTTACGATGGTTATCAAACTGCTCAAGCTAATCAAGTTAAAGCAAATGCTGATGAATCAGATATTGAAGGTGTCTTGAGTTATGTGGATGACCATTTTGCTGGAGCTAATGCTGAGATGTTTGGTATTGCCGAAGACCGCAATGTTATCTATTTACATTTAGAAAGTTTCCAACAATTTCTAATTGATTATAAATTAGAAACTGAACAAGGCGAAGCTCTTGAAGTTACACCATTTATAAACAGTATTTACCACAATGAAGACACACAAAGTTTCAGTAACTTCTTTCATCAAGTAGGTCAAGGTAAAACAGCTGATTCTGAGATGCTGCTTGAGAATTCTTTATTTGGATTATCTCAAGGTGGTGCTTTTACACAAGTTGGAGGTAGCAATACTTTCCAATCTGCTTCACAGATCCTAGCATCCGAAAAAAATTATACAAGTGCTATGTTCCATGGTAATGTCGGTTCTTTCTGGAATAGAGACAACACGTATAAATCAATGGGTGTTGATTATTTCTTTGATGATGAATCTTACACGTTTACTGAAGAAAATACGTTAGAGTATGGAATGAAAGACAAAATTTTCTTTAAAGAATCTGTCCAATATTTAGAACAACTGCCACAACCGTTTTATTCTAAATTTATTACGGTATCTAATCATTTCCCTTACCCACTGGATGAAGCAAATGTCGATTTCCCAGCTGCTACAACGGGGGATGATACAATTGATAATTACTTTGTGACTGCCCATTATTTAGATCAAGCTATTGAAGAATTTTTCACTTATTTAAAAGAATCTGGTTTATATGATAATTCCATCATTGTTCTTTACGGTGATCACTATGGTATATCTAATTCAAGAAATGAAACATTAGCACCATTACTTGGAAAAGATCCTGAAACTTGGTCAAGCTATGATAATACAATGATGCAAAGAGTTCCTTATATGGTTCACATTCCTGGAACAGGTAATGGAAAAATCCATGAAGAATTCGGAGGTCAAATCGATAGTCTTCCTACTCTTCTTCATTTATTAGGTATTGATACAAAAGACAATATTTTACTTGGGACAGATTTATTCTCTGAAAACCATGACGAAACAGTTGCTTTCCGTAACGGGAATTTTGTAACTCCTAAATACACTGTTGATGGCTCAAACATTTATGACACTGAAACGGGTGAATTAATTGTAGAACCTTCAGAGGAAGTTCTTGCTGAAGTTGAACAGCTAAGAATAGACGTAAATACTCAATTAAGTTTATCTGATAGCATTTTGACAAGTGATCTACTGCGTTTCTATACTCCAGAAGGTTTTATTACGACAAATCCAGCTGATTACGATTACCGTAATCAATTGGGACGTATGAAAGCCTTAAATGAAAGTTTAGAAACAGAAGATACAAGTATGTATAGTCAAAACGGCAATCAGTCTACCGTTGATCTATATAAAACAAATGCTCCAGAGTTGTTAGTTGATCCTGAATTAGCTGACGAAACACAACCAGCTGAAACAGAAGCTCCAGACGTTAAGGATGCAGAGTAA